A genomic region of Pseudomonas sp. MPC6 contains the following coding sequences:
- a CDS encoding xanthine dehydrogenase family protein molybdopterin-binding subunit, with translation MSRLPNDFALSNLSRRGFLKGVGATGALVLVASWGWQDAFAEEKQKKFGADGMPHGWIDDPKVYISIAADGTVTVVCNRSEMGQGVRTSLTMVVADELEADWAMMKVQQAPGDEVRFGNQDTDGSRSMRHWYEPMRRCGAAARTMLEQAAAQQWKVPVSECRAQLHKVLHQPTGRELGYGALAAAAGALAVPARDSLRLKQPSEFRYIGKEGSRAIDGDDIVNGRAVYGADVYFEGMLFATIARPAVYGGKVKSFDASAAMKVPGVIKVIQIEDRPLPLEFQPLGGVAVVASNTWAAIKGRDALKIEWDDGPHASYDSIAYRKELEAASLKSGKVVRNTGNIEEAMASADSTLEASYYLPHLTQAPMEPMVAIARFKDGLCEAWAPSQAPQVTRERIGERLGIPFDNVTINVTLLGGGFGRKSKPDFIIEAAILAREFPGKAVRVQWTREDDIHCSYFHTVSAEYLKASLNKDGLPSAWLHRTVAPSITALFAPGMNHEAAFELGMGFTNMAYAIPNVRLENPEAAIHTRVGWYRSVSNIPHGFAIQSFVDELAHKAGQDPLKYQIKLLGPDRQIDPRTLSEEWNYGESPERYPIDTGRMRTVLETAAKAAGWGREMPKGRGLGLAVHYSFVTYVAAVIEVEVKDDGTLIVHKADIAVDCGPQINPERIRAQFEGACVMGLGNAVLGEISFKDGKVQQDNFHMYEVARMSLAPKDVAVHLVTPPGDVPLGGVGEPGVPPIAPALCNAIFAATGKRIRDLPVRYQLQGWQKAEA, from the coding sequence ATGAGCCGGTTACCCAATGACTTTGCCCTGAGCAACCTCAGTCGCCGTGGCTTTCTCAAAGGTGTCGGTGCGACCGGCGCATTGGTGCTGGTGGCCAGTTGGGGTTGGCAAGACGCTTTCGCCGAAGAAAAGCAGAAGAAATTCGGCGCCGACGGCATGCCCCACGGCTGGATCGATGATCCGAAGGTGTACATCAGCATCGCTGCTGACGGCACCGTGACCGTGGTCTGCAACCGCTCGGAAATGGGCCAGGGTGTGCGCACCAGCCTGACCATGGTGGTGGCCGATGAACTGGAAGCTGACTGGGCAATGATGAAAGTGCAACAGGCGCCTGGCGACGAAGTACGCTTCGGCAACCAGGACACCGACGGTTCGCGCAGCATGCGCCACTGGTACGAGCCGATGCGTCGCTGCGGTGCGGCCGCGCGGACCATGCTCGAACAGGCCGCCGCGCAGCAGTGGAAAGTGCCGGTCAGCGAGTGCCGGGCGCAATTGCATAAAGTGCTTCACCAGCCGACCGGTCGCGAACTGGGTTACGGCGCCCTGGCCGCGGCTGCCGGCGCGTTGGCGGTGCCGGCCCGTGACAGTCTGCGGCTCAAGCAACCGTCGGAATTTCGCTACATCGGCAAGGAAGGCAGCAGGGCGATCGACGGTGACGATATCGTCAACGGTCGCGCGGTCTACGGCGCCGACGTGTATTTCGAGGGCATGCTCTTCGCCACCATTGCCCGACCTGCGGTGTATGGCGGCAAGGTCAAATCCTTCGACGCCAGCGCGGCGATGAAAGTCCCCGGTGTGATCAAGGTCATTCAGATCGAAGATCGGCCGCTGCCGCTGGAGTTTCAACCGCTGGGCGGCGTGGCGGTGGTCGCCAGCAATACCTGGGCGGCGATCAAGGGCCGCGATGCGCTGAAAATCGAGTGGGATGACGGTCCTCATGCCAGTTACGACTCGATCGCCTACCGCAAGGAACTGGAGGCCGCGTCCCTCAAGTCCGGCAAAGTGGTGCGCAATACCGGCAACATCGAGGAGGCCATGGCCAGCGCCGACAGCACCCTGGAAGCGTCCTATTACTTGCCGCACCTGACACAGGCGCCAATGGAACCGATGGTCGCCATCGCGCGCTTCAAGGACGGCCTGTGTGAAGCCTGGGCACCGAGCCAGGCGCCGCAAGTCACCCGCGAGCGCATCGGCGAACGCCTGGGCATTCCATTCGATAACGTCACCATCAACGTGACGTTGTTGGGCGGCGGTTTTGGTCGCAAGTCCAAACCGGACTTCATCATCGAAGCGGCGATACTCGCCAGGGAATTCCCCGGTAAGGCGGTGCGGGTGCAATGGACCCGGGAAGACGACATCCATTGTTCCTATTTCCATACGGTGTCGGCCGAATACTTGAAGGCCAGCCTCAACAAGGACGGCCTGCCGTCCGCCTGGCTGCACCGCACAGTCGCGCCGAGTATCACTGCACTGTTCGCGCCGGGTATGAACCACGAAGCAGCCTTCGAGTTGGGCATGGGGTTCACCAACATGGCGTATGCGATTCCCAACGTGCGCCTGGAAAACCCCGAAGCGGCGATCCACACCCGGGTCGGCTGGTACCGTTCGGTGTCGAACATCCCCCACGGCTTTGCGATTCAGAGCTTTGTCGATGAGCTGGCGCACAAGGCCGGGCAAGACCCGCTCAAGTACCAGATCAAATTGCTCGGCCCGGACCGGCAGATCGATCCGCGCACACTGAGTGAAGAATGGAACTACGGCGAATCGCCCGAGCGTTATCCGATCGACACCGGGCGGATGCGCACGGTGCTGGAAACCGCGGCCAAAGCCGCCGGTTGGGGCCGTGAAATGCCCAAGGGCCGAGGCCTGGGCCTGGCGGTGCATTACAGCTTCGTCACCTACGTGGCCGCGGTGATCGAGGTCGAAGTCAAAGACGACGGCACCTTGATCGTGCACAAGGCGGACATTGCGGTGGATTGCGGGCCGCAGATCAACCCTGAACGGATTCGCGCGCAGTTCGAAGGCGCCTGCGTGATGGGCCTGGGCAATGCGGTGCTGGGCGAAATCAGCTTCAAGGACGGCAAGGTCCAGCAGGACAACTTCCACATGTACGAAGTGGCGCGCATGTCCCTGGCACCGAAGGACGTCGCGGTGCATCTGGTGACGCCGCCGGGCGATGTGCCGTTGGGCGGTGTCGGCGAGCCAGGTGTGCCGCCGATTGCGCCGGCGCTGTGCAATGCGATCTTTGCCGCTACCGGCAAACGCATCCGCGATCTGCCGGTGCGTTACCAGTTGCAGGGTTGGCAGAAGGCCGAGGCCTGA
- a CDS encoding (2Fe-2S)-binding protein, which translates to MNTLILNGQPYKMDVPDEMPLLWAIRDVAGGHPGTKFGCGMGLCGACTIHIDGQPARACITPVSSANGQNVTTIDELHNDPVGKIVQQAWLDTAVAQCGYCQGGQIMSATALLKTNPNPSDAQIEEAMVGNICRCGTYNRIKTAIRQASTHLKEAKA; encoded by the coding sequence ATGAACACCCTGATACTCAACGGTCAACCTTACAAAATGGACGTTCCTGACGAGATGCCGCTGCTCTGGGCCATTCGCGATGTGGCAGGCGGCCATCCGGGAACAAAGTTCGGCTGCGGAATGGGACTGTGCGGTGCCTGTACGATTCATATTGACGGTCAACCGGCTCGGGCGTGCATCACGCCTGTCAGTTCAGCGAACGGGCAAAACGTCACCACCATCGACGAATTGCATAACGACCCGGTTGGCAAAATCGTCCAGCAAGCCTGGCTCGACACCGCTGTGGCCCAGTGCGGTTATTGCCAGGGCGGGCAGATCATGTCCGCCACCGCCTTGCTCAAGACCAATCCAAATCCCAGCGACGCACAGATCGAAGAGGCGATGGTCGGCAACATTTGCCGTTGCGGCACTTACAACCGCATCAAGACCGCCATCCGTCAGGCATCCACTCACCTGAAGGAGGCCAAGGCATGA
- the rne gene encoding ribonuclease E, translating to MKRMLINATQPEELRVALVDGQRLYDLDIESGAREQKKANIYKGRITRIEPSLEAAFVDFGSERHGFLPLKEISREYFKKAPEGRVNIKDVLSEGQEVIVQVEKEERGNKGAALTTFISLAGRYLVLMPNNPRAGGISRRIEGEERNELREALNGLVAPADMGLIVRTAGLGRSSEEMQWDLDYLLQLWTAIKEASLDRSAPFLIYQESNVIIRAIRDYLRQDIGEVLIDSVEAQDEALTFIRQVMPQYASKIKLYEDSVPLFNRFQIESQIETAFQRVVELPSGGSIVIDPTEALVSIDINSARATKGSDIEETALQTNLEAAEEIARQLRLRDIGGLIVIDFIDMTPAKNQRAVEEKVRECLEADRARVQVGRISRFGLLEMSRQRLRPSLGESSGIVCPRCNGTGIIRDVESLSLAILRLIEEEALKDRTAEVRAQVPIPVAAFLLNEKRNSITKIELRTRARIVILPNDHLETPHFEVQRLRDDSPEAAVGQSSYEIAAAAAEVEEVQPAAATRTLVRQEAAVKTAPARANAPVPVEVVAAAPVAPPVAAPEPSLFKGLVKSLVSLFATKQEPAAPVVVEKPATTERPARNEERRNGRQQSRNRNGRRDEERKPREERAPREERAPREPREERQPREAREETTTPVVAREERAPRAPREERAPRAPREDRKPRGDREERVRELREPLDAIAPAPAPAPAAAAATATAATAEERPARQPREERAPRPPREERQPRAEQAAAAVAEEELTGNEEQLQEDGQEGAEGDRPRRRSRGQRRRSNRRERQRDANGNVIEGSDESESADGEASETREAPSAADLAAGLAVTAAVASSVISAPAEAQANEQAERATAANLDTAPVEAPAVEATTPVEVTASPEIEVAPTPETQPEVEAVAVAEPAIVAEAPAVVAEPAAETVAETVTETVREVREEQTAFNWVAEPTATEAPEAEAMVSEPVVAAAEPAAVVEAVPVAEAAPVVESASVVAEVAAPEVEAAPVSALTPSGRAPNDPREVRRRKREAERLQKEAELAAAAAPVVAEVVEAAPAPATEVAAEPVDSAIDEAPRSVQEAVEQREQALEKEHEPKPLV from the coding sequence ATGAAAAGAATGCTGATTAACGCAACCCAACCCGAAGAGTTGCGTGTTGCACTGGTAGATGGCCAGCGCCTCTACGACCTGGACATCGAATCCGGTGCACGCGAGCAGAAAAAGGCCAACATCTATAAAGGCCGGATTACTCGCATCGAACCAAGCCTCGAGGCTGCCTTTGTCGATTTCGGCTCTGAGCGCCATGGCTTCCTGCCCCTCAAAGAAATCTCCCGCGAATATTTCAAGAAAGCCCCCGAAGGCCGCGTCAACATCAAGGACGTCCTGAGCGAAGGCCAGGAAGTCATCGTTCAGGTCGAAAAAGAAGAACGTGGCAACAAGGGCGCCGCCCTGACCACCTTCATCAGCCTGGCCGGTCGTTACCTGGTGCTGATGCCGAACAACCCGCGTGCGGGCGGTATCTCCCGTCGCATCGAAGGTGAAGAGCGCAACGAACTGCGTGAAGCCCTGAACGGCCTGGTTGCCCCGGCCGACATGGGTCTGATCGTGCGCACTGCCGGCCTGGGCCGCAGCAGCGAAGAAATGCAGTGGGACCTCGATTACCTGCTGCAACTGTGGACCGCTATCAAAGAAGCTTCGCTGGATCGCTCCGCGCCGTTCCTGATCTACCAGGAAAGCAACGTGATCATCCGCGCGATCCGCGATTACCTGCGCCAGGACATCGGCGAAGTGCTGATCGACAGCGTTGAAGCCCAGGACGAAGCCCTGACCTTCATTCGCCAGGTGATGCCGCAGTACGCCAGCAAGATCAAGCTGTACGAAGACAGCGTGCCGCTGTTCAACCGCTTCCAGATCGAAAGCCAGATCGAGACCGCCTTCCAGCGCGTCGTCGAACTGCCTTCCGGCGGCTCCATCGTGATCGATCCGACCGAAGCCCTGGTGTCCATCGACATCAACTCGGCGCGCGCCACCAAAGGCAGCGACATCGAAGAAACCGCGCTGCAGACCAACCTTGAAGCCGCCGAAGAAATCGCCCGTCAGTTGCGCTTGCGTGACATCGGCGGCCTGATCGTCATCGACTTCATCGACATGACCCCGGCCAAGAATCAGCGCGCCGTGGAAGAGAAAGTCCGCGAATGCCTCGAAGCCGACCGCGCTCGTGTACAAGTCGGCCGTATCTCGCGCTTCGGCCTGCTGGAAATGTCCCGTCAGCGCCTGCGTCCATCCCTGGGCGAAAGCAGCGGCATCGTTTGCCCGCGTTGCAACGGCACCGGCATCATCCGTGACGTCGAATCGCTGTCGCTGGCGATCCTGCGCCTGATCGAAGAAGAAGCCCTGAAAGACCGCACTGCCGAAGTCCGCGCCCAGGTGCCGATTCCGGTCGCTGCGTTCCTGCTCAACGAGAAACGCAACTCGATCACCAAGATCGAACTGCGCACCCGTGCCCGCATCGTCATTCTGCCGAACGATCACCTCGAAACGCCGCACTTCGAAGTTCAGCGTCTGCGCGATGACAGCCCGGAAGCCGCGGTCGGCCAGTCCAGCTACGAGATCGCTGCTGCCGCTGCCGAAGTCGAAGAAGTCCAGCCAGCCGCCGCGACCCGCACCCTGGTCCGCCAGGAAGCCGCGGTGAAGACTGCACCGGCCCGCGCCAACGCTCCGGTTCCTGTCGAAGTCGTCGCTGCCGCCCCCGTTGCCCCACCGGTCGCCGCGCCAGAGCCCAGCCTGTTCAAAGGCCTGGTGAAGTCGCTGGTCAGCCTGTTCGCGACCAAGCAAGAGCCAGCCGCCCCGGTTGTGGTTGAAAAACCAGCGACCACCGAGCGTCCGGCCCGCAACGAAGAGCGTCGCAACGGTCGTCAGCAAAGCCGCAACCGTAACGGTCGCCGCGACGAAGAACGCAAACCGCGCGAGGAACGCGCACCGCGTGAAGAACGCGCTCCACGTGAGCCACGCGAAGAGCGTCAGCCACGCGAAGCCCGCGAAGAGACCACCACACCAGTAGTTGCTCGCGAAGAACGCGCACCACGCGCGCCTCGTGAAGAACGCGCACCGCGTGCGCCTCGCGAAGATCGCAAGCCCCGTGGCGACCGTGAAGAGCGGGTTCGTGAACTGCGTGAGCCGCTGGATGCCATCGCTCCGGCTCCAGCTCCAGCTCCGGCCGCCGCTGCCGCTACCGCTACCGCCGCTACCGCCGAAGAACGTCCTGCCCGCCAGCCACGCGAAGAACGTGCTCCACGCCCACCGCGTGAAGAACGTCAACCACGTGCCGAGCAAGCGGCTGCAGCCGTTGCCGAAGAAGAGCTGACCGGCAACGAAGAGCAACTGCAGGAAGACGGTCAGGAAGGCGCCGAAGGCGATCGTCCACGCCGCCGCTCCCGTGGCCAGCGTCGTCGCAGCAACCGCCGCGAGCGTCAACGCGATGCCAATGGCAACGTGATCGAAGGGTCGGATGAGTCCGAGTCCGCCGACGGCGAAGCCAGCGAAACCCGCGAAGCACCAAGCGCTGCCGATCTGGCCGCCGGCCTGGCGGTTACCGCAGCCGTTGCCAGCAGCGTGATCAGCGCGCCAGCCGAGGCCCAGGCCAACGAGCAAGCCGAACGCGCCACTGCCGCCAACCTGGACACGGCTCCAGTGGAAGCGCCGGCCGTTGAAGCGACCACGCCGGTCGAAGTCACTGCGTCCCCGGAAATCGAAGTCGCGCCGACGCCTGAAACCCAGCCTGAAGTTGAAGCTGTGGCTGTGGCTGAGCCGGCAATCGTCGCCGAAGCGCCAGCCGTGGTAGCAGAGCCGGCGGCTGAAACAGTCGCCGAAACCGTGACCGAAACCGTTCGTGAAGTTCGCGAAGAGCAGACCGCATTCAATTGGGTTGCCGAGCCAACTGCCACCGAAGCGCCAGAAGCTGAAGCGATGGTGTCCGAGCCAGTGGTAGCCGCCGCCGAACCTGCAGCGGTAGTCGAAGCTGTACCGGTGGCCGAAGCTGCACCGGTAGTCGAATCCGCATCGGTTGTCGCCGAAGTGGCGGCACCTGAAGTCGAAGCGGCGCCTGTCAGCGCCCTGACGCCAAGCGGCCGTGCGCCGAACGACCCACGTGAAGTGCGTCGTCGCAAGCGTGAAGCCGAGCGTCTGCAGAAGGAAGCCGAACTGGCGGCCGCTGCGGCACCGGTTGTGGCTGAAGTGGTCGAGGCAGCTCCTGCCCCGGCTACCGAAGTCGCCGCCGAGCCGGTTGACTCCGCGATCGACGAAGCGCCGCGCTCCGTTCAGGAAGCGGTAGAGCAACGCGAGCAAGCCCTGGAAAAAGAGCACGAGCCTAAACCTCTCGTCTGA
- a CDS encoding HAD-IA family hydrolase, whose translation MHPSDYKLLIFDWDGTLADSIGRIVEAMHVASERSGFELRDDFAVKGIIGLGLPEAIRTLYPDISDDELVAFRQHYADHYIASEAVPSPLFEGVVESMAAFRADGYRLAVATGKARRGLDRVLKSHGWEDYFDITRAADETASKPHPLMLEQIVAHCGVRPEQALMVGDSSFDLQMARNAGMDSVAVSYGAQSIEALKLFEPRLAIDRFSELQAWLSQA comes from the coding sequence GTGCACCCATCTGATTACAAACTGCTGATTTTCGACTGGGATGGCACACTGGCCGATTCCATTGGTCGGATTGTCGAGGCAATGCACGTGGCATCCGAGCGATCCGGGTTTGAGTTGCGCGATGATTTTGCCGTCAAGGGCATCATCGGCCTGGGCTTGCCGGAGGCGATTCGTACGCTGTATCCAGACATTAGTGACGATGAGCTGGTCGCCTTCCGTCAGCACTATGCCGATCACTACATTGCCTCCGAAGCCGTGCCCTCGCCATTGTTCGAGGGTGTGGTCGAGTCGATGGCAGCGTTTCGCGCCGACGGGTATCGCCTGGCGGTTGCCACCGGCAAGGCCCGGCGCGGGCTGGATCGGGTGCTGAAGTCGCACGGCTGGGAAGATTATTTCGACATCACCCGGGCCGCCGATGAAACGGCGAGCAAGCCCCATCCTCTGATGCTGGAGCAGATCGTTGCGCATTGCGGGGTCCGTCCGGAGCAGGCGTTGATGGTCGGCGATTCGTCCTTCGACCTGCAGATGGCGCGCAACGCCGGGATGGACTCGGTGGCCGTCAGTTATGGCGCGCAATCGATCGAGGCGCTGAAACTGTTCGAACCGCGCCTGGCGATTGACCGTTTTTCAGAATTGCAGGCCTGGCTGAGCCAGGCTTAA
- the rluC gene encoding 23S rRNA pseudouridine(955/2504/2580) synthase RluC: MTTTAPSTPAVQLLEVSPEYAGQRIDNFLLARLKGVPKTLIYRILRKGEVRVNKGRIKPEYKLQAGDIVRVPPVRVPERDEPVPLAQGLLQRLEASIVFEDKALIVINKPCGIAVHGGSGLTYGVIEAFRQLRPDCKELELVHRLDRDTSGLLMIAKKRSMLRHLHAALRGDGVDKRYMALVRGNWAASIKQVRASLGKSNLRSGERMVEVDEEEGKESVTVFKVLRRFGDFATLVEAKPITGRTHQIRVHTLHAGHCIAGDTKYGDEGFSKEIRDLGGKRLFLHAYMLTVPLPDGGELKLQAPVDEMWAKTVERLSAPI; encoded by the coding sequence ATGACGACTACTGCCCCTTCGACCCCAGCGGTACAACTGCTGGAGGTCTCGCCGGAATATGCCGGCCAACGTATTGACAATTTCCTTCTCGCTCGGCTCAAAGGCGTGCCCAAGACCTTGATTTACCGCATTTTGCGCAAGGGCGAAGTGCGGGTGAACAAGGGTCGGATCAAGCCCGAATACAAGCTGCAGGCGGGCGATATCGTGCGCGTGCCGCCCGTTCGCGTGCCTGAGCGCGACGAACCCGTGCCTCTGGCCCAGGGCCTGCTGCAGCGGCTCGAAGCGTCGATTGTCTTCGAGGACAAGGCGCTGATCGTGATCAACAAGCCTTGCGGCATTGCGGTTCACGGTGGCAGCGGCTTGACTTACGGAGTGATCGAAGCCTTCCGTCAGTTGCGTCCCGATTGCAAGGAGCTCGAGCTGGTTCACCGTCTCGACCGTGACACCTCCGGCCTGTTGATGATCGCCAAGAAGCGCAGCATGTTGCGCCACTTGCACGCGGCCTTGCGCGGCGATGGAGTCGACAAGCGCTACATGGCGCTGGTTCGCGGTAACTGGGCGGCCTCGATCAAGCAAGTCCGGGCGTCGCTGGGCAAGAGCAATCTGCGCTCCGGCGAGCGCATGGTCGAGGTCGACGAGGAGGAGGGCAAGGAGTCGGTGACCGTGTTCAAGGTCCTGCGCCGCTTCGGCGACTTTGCCACCCTGGTCGAAGCCAAGCCGATCACCGGCCGTACCCACCAGATTCGGGTTCACACCTTGCACGCCGGGCATTGCATCGCCGGCGATACCAAGTACGGCGACGAGGGCTTCAGCAAAGAGATTCGTGACCTGGGCGGCAAGCGCCTGTTCCTGCACGCCTACATGCTGACCGTGCCGCTGCCTGACGGTGGCGAACTGAAATTGCAGGCGCCCGTCGACGAGATGTGGGCCAAGACCGTGGAGCGCTTGAGTGCACCCATCTGA
- the sppA gene encoding signal peptide peptidase SppA — translation MTDEWKAPAKASAESGDEKSWKLLEKTLLASVQEQRRSRRWGIFFKLLTFVYLIGALVLFTPLMDMEKAATRSGTYTALIDVTGVIADKEPASADNIVGSLRAAFEDEKVKGVILRINSPGGSPVQSGYVYDEIRRLRGLHPDTKVYAVISDLGASGAYYIASAADQIYADKASLVGSIGVTAAGYGFVGTMEKLGVERRTYTSGEHKSFLDPFQPQKPEETQFWQGVLDTTHQQFIASVKKGRGERLKDKEHPELFSGLVWSGEQALPLGLIDGLGNASSVARDVIGEKELVDFTVQESPFDRFSKKLGASVAEHLAMWMGFQGPTLR, via the coding sequence ATGACCGACGAATGGAAGGCGCCCGCCAAGGCGAGCGCAGAGAGCGGTGACGAGAAAAGCTGGAAGCTGCTGGAAAAGACCCTGCTGGCCAGCGTGCAGGAACAGCGCCGGTCCCGTCGCTGGGGGATCTTCTTCAAGCTGCTGACCTTTGTGTACCTGATTGGCGCGCTGGTCCTGTTCACACCGCTGATGGACATGGAAAAAGCCGCGACCCGCAGTGGCACCTACACTGCGCTGATCGACGTGACCGGGGTGATTGCCGACAAGGAGCCCGCCAGCGCTGACAACATCGTCGGCAGCCTGCGTGCCGCCTTCGAGGATGAAAAGGTCAAGGGCGTCATCCTGCGCATCAACAGTCCGGGCGGCAGTCCGGTGCAGTCGGGTTACGTCTATGACGAGATCCGCCGCTTGCGCGGTCTGCACCCGGATACCAAAGTTTACGCGGTGATCTCCGACCTGGGCGCTTCCGGCGCCTACTACATCGCCAGCGCGGCCGATCAGATCTATGCCGACAAGGCGAGCCTGGTGGGTTCCATCGGTGTGACGGCGGCCGGTTACGGCTTTGTCGGGACCATGGAAAAGCTGGGCGTCGAACGGCGCACCTACACCTCGGGCGAGCACAAGTCGTTCCTCGATCCGTTCCAGCCGCAGAAGCCTGAAGAAACGCAGTTCTGGCAGGGCGTGCTCGACACCACTCATCAGCAGTTCATTGCCAGCGTCAAGAAAGGGCGTGGCGAGCGCCTCAAGGACAAGGAGCATCCGGAGCTGTTTTCCGGCCTGGTCTGGTCGGGCGAACAGGCACTGCCGCTGGGGCTGATCGATGGCCTGGGAAATGCCAGTTCCGTGGCGCGCGATGTGATTGGCGAGAAGGAGCTGGTGGACTTCACTGTCCAGGAATCGCCGTTCGATCGCTTCTCGAAGAAACTCGGCGCCAGTGTGGCTGAGCATCTGGCGATGTGGATGGGGTTTCAGGGGCCGACGCTGCGCTGA
- a CDS encoding nucleotidyltransferase family protein, translated as MSEPIGVIVLAAGQGSRFREVAGAGKDKLLADCAGRDGAIHSVIEQVLVNLPANLEKRVLVTTVDRPQVIRMAQAYGCEIVLIESTGMGDSIAAGVAACPQLGGWLIVLGDMPFILASSIERVVAGIADDSVSVPVQDGAYGHPVGFGRTFGPGLMALSGDQGAKPLFAQARVVEVAVDDPGVLWDVDVPEALVFA; from the coding sequence ATGAGCGAACCCATCGGCGTCATCGTGTTGGCGGCAGGGCAGGGCAGCCGTTTCCGCGAGGTGGCGGGTGCCGGGAAGGACAAGTTGCTGGCCGATTGTGCCGGGCGCGATGGCGCTATTCATTCGGTGATCGAACAGGTGCTGGTGAATTTGCCGGCCAACCTTGAGAAGCGCGTCCTGGTGACGACCGTTGACCGCCCGCAAGTGATTCGCATGGCCCAGGCTTATGGTTGCGAGATTGTGCTGATCGAGTCGACCGGCATGGGCGATAGCATTGCGGCCGGGGTGGCGGCGTGTCCGCAGCTGGGTGGCTGGTTGATAGTGTTGGGCGACATGCCGTTTATCCTGGCGTCGAGTATTGAGCGGGTGGTGGCGGGGATTGCGGACGATTCGGTCAGTGTGCCGGTGCAGGACGGTGCGTATGGGCATCCGGTGGGGTTCGGGCGCACGTTTGGGCCGGGGTTGATGGCGTTATCGGGTGATCAAGGCGCCAAGCCGTTGTTTGCGCAAGCGCGTGTGGTTGAAGTCGCGGTGGATGATCCCGGGGTGTTGTGGGATGTGGATGTGCCTGAGGCGTTAGTCTTCGCCTGA
- a CDS encoding XdhC family protein encodes MDSVDLNVLRSVLQWRRAGQRVVLYSVVQTWGTAPRAPGAMLALREDGVVIGSVSGGCVEDDLIARLHDGRIPANGPPVQLITYGVTREEAARFGLPCGGTLRLTEERVADPGWVAELLTRCEAHEIVARELDIATGAVVLQPASKTDGLTFDGKTLRAIYGPRWRLLLIGAGQLSRYVAEMARLLDFEVLICDPRTEFVYGWEEQHGRFVSGMPDEAVLNIQTDERTAIVALTHDPRLDDMALLTALDSRAFYVGALGSRVNSRKRRDNLVQLGLSDQAIERLHGPIGLHIGSHSPAEIALSLLAEIVAIKNGVELKQMRPLQEDV; translated from the coding sequence ATGGACAGCGTCGATCTGAATGTTTTGCGCAGTGTGCTGCAGTGGCGTCGCGCCGGCCAGCGGGTGGTGTTGTACAGCGTGGTCCAGACCTGGGGCACCGCGCCCCGGGCGCCTGGCGCCATGCTGGCCTTGCGTGAAGACGGGGTGGTCATCGGCTCGGTGTCCGGTGGCTGTGTCGAGGATGATCTGATTGCCCGGCTGCACGATGGGCGGATTCCGGCCAATGGGCCGCCGGTACAGCTGATCACCTATGGCGTCACCCGTGAGGAGGCCGCGCGATTCGGTTTGCCCTGCGGCGGCACGCTGCGCCTGACCGAGGAGCGTGTCGCTGATCCGGGCTGGGTGGCCGAGCTGCTGACACGTTGCGAGGCCCATGAAATCGTGGCGCGGGAGCTGGATATCGCGACCGGTGCAGTGGTTTTGCAACCGGCCAGCAAGACCGACGGGCTGACGTTTGACGGCAAGACCTTGCGCGCCATCTATGGTCCGCGTTGGCGGTTGTTGCTGATTGGCGCGGGGCAATTGTCCCGTTACGTCGCCGAGATGGCGCGGCTGCTGGATTTCGAAGTGCTGATCTGCGATCCACGCACCGAGTTCGTCTACGGCTGGGAGGAGCAGCACGGGCGCTTCGTCTCGGGAATGCCGGACGAAGCGGTGCTGAACATCCAGACCGACGAACGCACCGCCATCGTTGCCCTGACCCACGATCCGCGCCTGGACGACATGGCGTTGCTCACCGCCCTGGACTCCAGGGCCTTTTATGTCGGTGCACTGGGTTCCCGGGTCAACAGCCGCAAGCGCCGGGACAACCTGGTTCAGCTAGGCTTGTCGGATCAGGCCATCGAGCGGCTGCACGGCCCGATCGGTTTGCACATCGGCAGCCATAGCCCGGCGGAAATCGCCTTGTCGCTGCTGGCCGAAATTGTCGCGATCAAGAACGGTGTCGAGCTGAAGCAGATGAGGCCGTTGCAGGAGGACGTATGA